The sequence CTGTTTCTTCCAGCAATGGTTGCAGTCTTCTCGGCGAAACCAAGGATTCCTCAGACAGGAGTTCCAACCAATACGCCGACTCACTGGCCTCCTTAAGCGAATCCCCCAGCTTGGCGATAAATTCGGCCTTACTGCGCGAACGCATTGCTTCCCGGTAGTTCGCCCCGATGGATGTGCCGCTTCGCAACAATTGATGTCCTAGCACTTGCGCAGCCCCGCTTCGCGGCAAGGCGGAATACAAGCGAATAACGCGGCGCGCATACTCCTTAGTTCGCGCTTCCAGAACTTTCTCAGACATTTTGCATTTTGCATTCCGAACTCATCATTTCCCCAGCAGTTCTTCCCTCGCGGCAGCGA comes from Chthoniobacterales bacterium and encodes:
- a CDS encoding four helix bundle protein; the encoded protein is MSEKVLEARTKEYARRVIRLYSALPRSGAAQVLGHQLLRSGTSIGANYREAMRSRSKAEFIAKLGDSLKEASESAYWLELLSEESLVSPRRLQPLLEETGEITAILVSSIKTARRQ